In Rissa tridactyla isolate bRisTri1 chromosome 2, bRisTri1.patW.cur.20221130, whole genome shotgun sequence, a single window of DNA contains:
- the LOC128904778 gene encoding zinc finger protein 260-like isoform X1 — translation MSVTFEDVAIYFCPEEWAELAGWQRRLYREVMLENYQAVAWLGWCAVKPEIICKMEREETPCVPECPGARRRHRSPEPADGDVPMRRGDGEVPKGPPDPTTLLPGMPERGGRQSGGLPAKVLLAQPLHSPPAPKRPHACTKSGKSFGKIQDLKKHQQTHTAARPFSCRQCGRRFRLKQFLVSHQKVHGGEKPFSCVDCGKCFAQRDRLLIHRRVHTGEKPFTCSHCGHRFRQKYHLVSHQWVHTRELPFACTRCPMAFGDKQILTIHERGHTGERPFRCDRCPKAFRRKQALTVHQRVHTGERPFACPRCPKAFKDKTALTTHQLVHTEERPFACDRCPKAFKDKKTLTVHQRVHTVECPFACPHCPKAFKDKKSLTIHQWVHTGEHPFACANCPKAFKDKRTLTIHQRVHSGERPFACAHCPMAFKKKKTLRVHQLVHSVERPYACPSCPKAFKQKQALTVHQRVHTGERPFACAHCPKAFKQKQALTVHQRVHNGERPFLCAHCPKTFKQKQALTIHQRIHLGERPFACPHCPKAFRDKQILTIHQRVHTGERPFACPHCPKAFKHRSAFTVHQRIHTGHKPYKCSECGKTYVWKNGLSRHQQKHQGPPAAPECGQQEEGVRPQPGGQAEAQPFHCDACEKQFQDEGTMLAHQCTPSTPSLRPPPPPGTPETPVPGPAARPGSPPLSVDAVSLRWELQHPSSLLLGLLLPPPPRPGTQPPAGQAARDQGPSRESGQTEGERWASERQPPRPGFSICLLQEGVQEGTASGLS, via the exons ATGTCGGTGACGTTCGAGGACGTGGCCATCTACTTCTGCCCCGAGGAGTGGGCCGAGCTGGCGGGCTGGCAGCGGCGGCTCTACCgggaggtgatgctggagaaCTACCAGGCGGTGGCCTGGCTGG GCTGGTGCGCCGTCAAGCCGGAGATCATCTGCAAGATGGAGCGAGAAGAGACGCCGTGTGTGCCAGAGTGCCCTGGGGCGCGGCGGAGGCACCGCAGCCCTGAGCCAG cagacGGTGACGTCCCGATGCGGAGGGGGGATGGGGAGGTCCCCAAGGGGCCGCCAGACCCCACCACCCTGCTCCCGGGGATGCCTGAGCGGGGTGGAAGGCAGTCCGGGGGCCTCCCAGCCAAGGTACTGCTGGCTCAGCCACTCCACAGCCCACCAGCCCCCAAGAGACCCCACGCCTGCACCAAGAGTGGGAAGAGCTTTGGCAAGATCCAGGACCTGAAGAAGCACCAGCAGACGCACACGGCGGCACGGCCCTTCTCCTGCCGGCAGTGCGGCCGCCGCTTTCGGCTGAAGCAGTTCCTGGTGTCCCACCAGAAGGTGCACGGTGGGGAGAAGCCCTTCAGCTGTGTTGACTGTGGCAAGTGCTTCGCTCAGAGGGATCGCCTGCTGATCCATCGGCGTGTGCACACCGGCGAGAAGCCCTTCACCTGCAGCCACTGCGGCCACCGCTTCAGGCAGAAGTACCACCTGGTCAGCCACCAGTGGGTCCACACCAGGGAACTCCCATTTGCCTGCACCCGCTGCCCCATGGCCTTTGGGGACAAGCAGATCCTCACCATCCACGAGCGTGGCCACACTGGGGAGCGCCCCTTCCGCTGCGACCGCTGCCCCAAGGCCTTTAGGCGCAAGCAGGCCCTCACCgtccaccagcgggtccacaccggggagcgTCCATTTGCCTGCCCccgctgccccaaggccttcaaggATAAGACAGCCCTCACCACCCACCAGCTGGTCCACACCGAGGAGCGCCCCTTCGCCTGTGAccgctgccccaaggccttcaaggACAAAAAGACCCTCACTgtccaccagcgggtccacaccgTCGAGTGCCCCTTCGCCTGCCcccactgccccaaggccttcaaggACAAGAAGTCCCTCACCATCCACCAGTGGGTCCATACTGGGGAGCACCCCTTTGCCTGCGCCaactgccccaaggccttcaaggACAAGAGGACCCTCACCATCCACCAGCGGGTTCACAGCGGGGAGCGCCCCTTCGCCTGCGCCCACTGCCCCATGGCCTTCAAGAAGAAGAAGACCCTCAGAGTCCACCAGCTGGTCCACAGCGTAGAGCGCCCATAtgcctgcccctcctgccccaaggccttcaagcAGAAGCAGGCCCTCACCGTCCACCAGCGGGTgcacaccggggagcgccccttcgcctgcgcccactgccccaaggccttcaagcAGAAGCAGGCCCTCACTGTCCACCAGCGGGTGCACAACGGGGAGCGCCCCTTCCTCTGCGCCCACTGCCCCAAGACGTTCAAGCAGAAGCAGGCCCTCACCATCCACCAACGCATCCACCTCGGGGAGCGCCCCTTCGCCTGCCcccactgccccaaggccttcagggACAAGCAGATCCTCACCatccaccagcgggtccacaccggggagcgccccttcgcctgcccccactgccccaaggccttcaagcACAGGAGCGCCTTCACCGTCCACCAGCGCATCCACACCGGTCACAAGCCCTACAAGTGCAGCGAGTGCGGCAAGACCTATGTCTGGAAGAACGGCCTGAGTCGCCACCAGCAGAAGCACCAGGGACCGCCGGCAGCGccagagtgtggccagcaggaggagggggtcCGGCCGCAGCCGGGGGGACAGGCGGAGGCCCAGCCCTTCCACTGTGACGCCTGTGAGAAGCAGTTTCAGGACGAAGGCACCATGCTGGCTCACCagtgcacccccagcacccccagcctgcgaCCGCCTCCGCCACCCGGCACCCCTGAAACTCCTGTTCCGGGGCCCGCAGCTCGTCCTGGCTCGCCGCCCCTCTCCGTGGACGCTGTGAGTCTGAGGTGGGAGCTGCAGCACCCCTCGTCCCTCCTGCTCGGGCTGTTGTTGCCACCTCCACCTCGCCCTGGCACCCAGCCGCCTGCCGGCCAGGCCGCCCGTGACCAGGGGCCTTCTCGGGAGTCGGGGCAGACGGAGGGTGAGCGCTGGGCGTCCGAAAggcaacccccccgccccgggttcAGCATCTGCCTTTTGCAGGAGGGTGTGCAGGAAGGAACGGCTTCGGGTTTGTCCTGA
- the LOC128904778 gene encoding zinc finger protein 260-like isoform X2, with the protein MSVTFEDVAIYFCPEEWAELAGWQRRLYREVMLENYQAVAWLGWCAVKPEIICKMEREETPCVPECPGARRRHRSPEPADGDVPMRRGDGEVPKGPPDPTTLLPGMPERGGRQSGGLPAKVLLAQPLHSPPAPKRPHACTKSGKSFGKIQDLKKHQQTHTAARPFSCRQCGRRFRLKQFLVSHQKVHGGEKPFSCVDCGKCFAQRDRLLIHRRVHTGEKPFTCSHCGHRFRQKYHLVSHQWVHTRELPFACTRCPMAFGDKQILTIHERGHTGERPFRCDRCPKAFRRKQALTVHQRVHTGERPFACPRCPKAFKDKTALTTHQLVHTEERPFACDRCPKAFKDKKTLTVHQRVHTVECPFACPHCPKAFKDKKSLTIHQWVHTGEHPFACANCPKAFKDKRTLTIHQRVHSGERPFACAHCPMAFKKKKTLRVHQLVHSVERPYACPSCPKAFKQKQALTVHQRVHTGERPFACAHCPKAFKQKQALTVHQRVHNGERPFLCAHCPKTFKQKQALTIHQRIHLGERPFACPHCPKAFRDKQILTIHQRVHTGERPFACPHCPKAFKHRSAFTVHQRIHTGHKPYKCSECGKTYVWKNGLSRHQQKHQGPPAAPECGQQEEGVRPQPGGQAEAQPFHCDACEKQFQDEGTMLAHQCTPSTPSLRPPPPPGTPETPVPGPAARPGSPPLSVDAVSLRRVCRKERLRVCPEEESGARELACCGEQRPARSITRV; encoded by the exons ATGTCGGTGACGTTCGAGGACGTGGCCATCTACTTCTGCCCCGAGGAGTGGGCCGAGCTGGCGGGCTGGCAGCGGCGGCTCTACCgggaggtgatgctggagaaCTACCAGGCGGTGGCCTGGCTGG GCTGGTGCGCCGTCAAGCCGGAGATCATCTGCAAGATGGAGCGAGAAGAGACGCCGTGTGTGCCAGAGTGCCCTGGGGCGCGGCGGAGGCACCGCAGCCCTGAGCCAG cagacGGTGACGTCCCGATGCGGAGGGGGGATGGGGAGGTCCCCAAGGGGCCGCCAGACCCCACCACCCTGCTCCCGGGGATGCCTGAGCGGGGTGGAAGGCAGTCCGGGGGCCTCCCAGCCAAGGTACTGCTGGCTCAGCCACTCCACAGCCCACCAGCCCCCAAGAGACCCCACGCCTGCACCAAGAGTGGGAAGAGCTTTGGCAAGATCCAGGACCTGAAGAAGCACCAGCAGACGCACACGGCGGCACGGCCCTTCTCCTGCCGGCAGTGCGGCCGCCGCTTTCGGCTGAAGCAGTTCCTGGTGTCCCACCAGAAGGTGCACGGTGGGGAGAAGCCCTTCAGCTGTGTTGACTGTGGCAAGTGCTTCGCTCAGAGGGATCGCCTGCTGATCCATCGGCGTGTGCACACCGGCGAGAAGCCCTTCACCTGCAGCCACTGCGGCCACCGCTTCAGGCAGAAGTACCACCTGGTCAGCCACCAGTGGGTCCACACCAGGGAACTCCCATTTGCCTGCACCCGCTGCCCCATGGCCTTTGGGGACAAGCAGATCCTCACCATCCACGAGCGTGGCCACACTGGGGAGCGCCCCTTCCGCTGCGACCGCTGCCCCAAGGCCTTTAGGCGCAAGCAGGCCCTCACCgtccaccagcgggtccacaccggggagcgTCCATTTGCCTGCCCccgctgccccaaggccttcaaggATAAGACAGCCCTCACCACCCACCAGCTGGTCCACACCGAGGAGCGCCCCTTCGCCTGTGAccgctgccccaaggccttcaaggACAAAAAGACCCTCACTgtccaccagcgggtccacaccgTCGAGTGCCCCTTCGCCTGCCcccactgccccaaggccttcaaggACAAGAAGTCCCTCACCATCCACCAGTGGGTCCATACTGGGGAGCACCCCTTTGCCTGCGCCaactgccccaaggccttcaaggACAAGAGGACCCTCACCATCCACCAGCGGGTTCACAGCGGGGAGCGCCCCTTCGCCTGCGCCCACTGCCCCATGGCCTTCAAGAAGAAGAAGACCCTCAGAGTCCACCAGCTGGTCCACAGCGTAGAGCGCCCATAtgcctgcccctcctgccccaaggccttcaagcAGAAGCAGGCCCTCACCGTCCACCAGCGGGTgcacaccggggagcgccccttcgcctgcgcccactgccccaaggccttcaagcAGAAGCAGGCCCTCACTGTCCACCAGCGGGTGCACAACGGGGAGCGCCCCTTCCTCTGCGCCCACTGCCCCAAGACGTTCAAGCAGAAGCAGGCCCTCACCATCCACCAACGCATCCACCTCGGGGAGCGCCCCTTCGCCTGCCcccactgccccaaggccttcagggACAAGCAGATCCTCACCatccaccagcgggtccacaccggggagcgccccttcgcctgcccccactgccccaaggccttcaagcACAGGAGCGCCTTCACCGTCCACCAGCGCATCCACACCGGTCACAAGCCCTACAAGTGCAGCGAGTGCGGCAAGACCTATGTCTGGAAGAACGGCCTGAGTCGCCACCAGCAGAAGCACCAGGGACCGCCGGCAGCGccagagtgtggccagcaggaggagggggtcCGGCCGCAGCCGGGGGGACAGGCGGAGGCCCAGCCCTTCCACTGTGACGCCTGTGAGAAGCAGTTTCAGGACGAAGGCACCATGCTGGCTCACCagtgcacccccagcacccccagcctgcgaCCGCCTCCGCCACCCGGCACCCCTGAAACTCCTGTTCCGGGGCCCGCAGCTCGTCCTGGCTCGCCGCCCCTCTCCGTGGACGCTGTGAGTCTGAG GAGGGTGTGCAGGAAGGAACGGCTTCGGGTTTGTCCTGAGGAGGAAAGCGGTGCCCGGGAGCTTGCCTGCTGCGGGGAGCAGAGACCGGCGCGGAGCATCACGCGCGTTTGA
- the LOC128904792 gene encoding zinc finger protein OZF-like isoform X1, protein MSVTFEDVAIYFCPEEWAELAGWQRRLYREVMLENYQAVAWLGWCAVKPEIICKMEREETPCVPECPGARRRHRSPEPADGDVPMQREVSGVPDVLITPTALLPGMPEQDRKRSRVLKANLLLAQLPCKPTAPKSPHTCAECGKSFSKVQDLKKHQQMHMVARRFSCRQCGRRFRLKKFLVSHQKVHGGEKRFGCANCGKRFAQKHHLLSHQRVHTGEKPFTCSHCGHCFGHKNNLLRHQQVHIDERPFPCTRCPKAFWHKKSLTLHQRIHDGEHPFTCPCCHKAFRDKHAVTVHQRVHTGERPFTCSRCPKTFRDKHSLTIHQRVHTGERPFACARCPKAFRDKKTLTDHQRVHTGERPFACTSCPKVFREKKALTIHQRVHTGERPFACSRCPKAFRDKKSLTIHQWVHNGERPFTCSQCPKAFRDKHALNDHQWVHTGEKPYKCSNCGKSYSQKQHLKRHQRAHCGPPVVPEGSER, encoded by the exons ATGTCGGTGACGTTCGAGGACGTGGCCATCTACTTCTGCCCCGAGGAGTGGGCCGAGCTGGCGGGCTGGCAGCGGCGGCTCTACCgggaggtgatgctggagaaCTACCAGGCGGTGGCCTGGCTGG GCTGGTGCGCCGTCAAGCCGGAGATCATCTGCAAGATGGAGCGAGAAGAGACGCCGTGTGTGCCAGAGTGCCCTGGGGCGCGGCGGAGGCACCGCAGCCCTGAGCCAG cagacGGTGATGTACCGATGCAGAGGGAGGTCAGTGGTGTCCCAGACGTCCTGATcacacccacagccctgctcccgGGGATGCCTGAGCAGGACAGAAAGCGATCACGGGTCCTTAAGGCTAATCTGCTGCTTGCCCAACTCCCATGCAAACCCACGGCCCCCAAGAGCCCCCACACTTGTGCCGAGTGTGGAAAGAGCTTCAGTAAGGTCCAGGACCTGAAGAAGCACCAGCAGATGCACATGGTGGCACGACGCTTCTCCTGCCGGCAGTGTGGCCGCCGCTTTCGGCTGAAGAAGTTCCTGGTGTCGCACCAGAAGGTGCACGGTGGGGAGAAGCGCTTCGGCTGTGCCAACTGTGGCAAGCGCTTTGCTCAGAAGCATCACCTGCTGAGCCACCAGCGAGTGCACACCGGCGAGAAGCCCTTCACCTGCAGCCACTGTGGCCACTGTTTTGGCCACAAGAACAACCTGCTGCGCCACCAGCAGGTCCACATTGATGAGCGCCCGTTCCCCTGCACccgctgccccaaggccttcTGGCACAAAAAGTCCCTCACTCTCCACCAGCGGATCCATGATGGGGAGCACCCCTtcacctgcccctgctgccacaAGGCCTTCAGGGACAAGCATGCCGTCACTgtccaccagcgggtccacaccggggagcgccccttcaCCTGCAGCCGTTGTCCCAAGACCTTCAGGGACAAGCATTCCCTCACTatccaccagcgggtccacaccggCGAGCGTCCATTTGCCTGTGCCCGCTGTCCCAAGGCCTTCAGGGACAAGAAGACCCTCACCgaccaccagcgggtccacaccggggagcgcccctttgcCTGCACCAGCTGCCCAAAGGTCTTCAGGGAGAAGAAGGCCCTCACCATCCACCAACGGGTCCACACTGGGGAGCGCCCCTTTGCTTGCAGccgctgccccaaggccttcagaGATAAGAAGTCCCTCACCATCCACCAGTGGGTCCACAACGGGGAGCGCCCCTTCACCTGCAGCCAGtgccccaaggccttcagggACAAGCACGCCCTCAACGACCACCAGTGGGTCCACACCGGGGAGAAACCGTACAAGTGCAGCAATTGTGGCAAGTCCTACAGCCAGAAGCAGCACCTGAAGAGACATCAGCGGGCGCACTGTGGCCCGCCAGTGGTTCCGGAGGGCAGCGAGCGTTAG
- the LOC128904792 gene encoding zinc finger protein OZF-like isoform X2, translated as MSVTFEDVAIYFCPEEWAELAGWQRRLYREVMLENYQAVAWLGWCAVKPEIICKMEREETPCVPECPGARRRHRSPEPDGDVPMQREVSGVPDVLITPTALLPGMPEQDRKRSRVLKANLLLAQLPCKPTAPKSPHTCAECGKSFSKVQDLKKHQQMHMVARRFSCRQCGRRFRLKKFLVSHQKVHGGEKRFGCANCGKRFAQKHHLLSHQRVHTGEKPFTCSHCGHCFGHKNNLLRHQQVHIDERPFPCTRCPKAFWHKKSLTLHQRIHDGEHPFTCPCCHKAFRDKHAVTVHQRVHTGERPFTCSRCPKTFRDKHSLTIHQRVHTGERPFACARCPKAFRDKKTLTDHQRVHTGERPFACTSCPKVFREKKALTIHQRVHTGERPFACSRCPKAFRDKKSLTIHQWVHNGERPFTCSQCPKAFRDKHALNDHQWVHTGEKPYKCSNCGKSYSQKQHLKRHQRAHCGPPVVPEGSER; from the exons ATGTCGGTGACGTTCGAGGACGTGGCCATCTACTTCTGCCCCGAGGAGTGGGCCGAGCTGGCGGGCTGGCAGCGGCGGCTCTACCgggaggtgatgctggagaaCTACCAGGCGGTGGCCTGGCTGG GCTGGTGCGCCGTCAAGCCGGAGATCATCTGCAAGATGGAGCGAGAAGAGACGCCGTGTGTGCCAGAGTGCCCTGGGGCGCGGCGGAGGCACCGCAGCCCTGAGCCAG acGGTGATGTACCGATGCAGAGGGAGGTCAGTGGTGTCCCAGACGTCCTGATcacacccacagccctgctcccgGGGATGCCTGAGCAGGACAGAAAGCGATCACGGGTCCTTAAGGCTAATCTGCTGCTTGCCCAACTCCCATGCAAACCCACGGCCCCCAAGAGCCCCCACACTTGTGCCGAGTGTGGAAAGAGCTTCAGTAAGGTCCAGGACCTGAAGAAGCACCAGCAGATGCACATGGTGGCACGACGCTTCTCCTGCCGGCAGTGTGGCCGCCGCTTTCGGCTGAAGAAGTTCCTGGTGTCGCACCAGAAGGTGCACGGTGGGGAGAAGCGCTTCGGCTGTGCCAACTGTGGCAAGCGCTTTGCTCAGAAGCATCACCTGCTGAGCCACCAGCGAGTGCACACCGGCGAGAAGCCCTTCACCTGCAGCCACTGTGGCCACTGTTTTGGCCACAAGAACAACCTGCTGCGCCACCAGCAGGTCCACATTGATGAGCGCCCGTTCCCCTGCACccgctgccccaaggccttcTGGCACAAAAAGTCCCTCACTCTCCACCAGCGGATCCATGATGGGGAGCACCCCTtcacctgcccctgctgccacaAGGCCTTCAGGGACAAGCATGCCGTCACTgtccaccagcgggtccacaccggggagcgccccttcaCCTGCAGCCGTTGTCCCAAGACCTTCAGGGACAAGCATTCCCTCACTatccaccagcgggtccacaccggCGAGCGTCCATTTGCCTGTGCCCGCTGTCCCAAGGCCTTCAGGGACAAGAAGACCCTCACCgaccaccagcgggtccacaccggggagcgcccctttgcCTGCACCAGCTGCCCAAAGGTCTTCAGGGAGAAGAAGGCCCTCACCATCCACCAACGGGTCCACACTGGGGAGCGCCCCTTTGCTTGCAGccgctgccccaaggccttcagaGATAAGAAGTCCCTCACCATCCACCAGTGGGTCCACAACGGGGAGCGCCCCTTCACCTGCAGCCAGtgccccaaggccttcagggACAAGCACGCCCTCAACGACCACCAGTGGGTCCACACCGGGGAGAAACCGTACAAGTGCAGCAATTGTGGCAAGTCCTACAGCCAGAAGCAGCACCTGAAGAGACATCAGCGGGCGCACTGTGGCCCGCCAGTGGTTCCGGAGGGCAGCGAGCGTTAG